The Gemmata palustris genome includes a region encoding these proteins:
- a CDS encoding WD40 repeat domain-containing protein: protein MRVLKTALGKVLDVAFSPDSRAVAAIVEEENALLWNLDSPNIAPVRLEIGGKYRAGGLNFSADGRQLSWQLFDGRRTYDRDTRDATSEYPALLATATAWKLGADGTHLVCVHGLPDHVLAGWRWKEEEWVRQWQISTRDLSVGSVTLAPPGDRFAMFTRATDADRWWEQKHRLEVRDAATSVAQSVGTYPYSYAGKLAFHPTGKQIVGINDATLLAWSLPEGGDPRLARSDNKKHFTAFAYHPNGHRLFVTSNDETVHVFDTHALDRVNRYSWRLDRLSAVAISPDGTLAAVGSANGDVVVWDLD, encoded by the coding sequence ATGAGGGTACTCAAAACGGCGCTGGGCAAAGTGCTAGACGTGGCGTTCAGCCCGGATAGCCGCGCCGTTGCCGCGATCGTCGAGGAAGAGAACGCCCTCCTGTGGAACCTCGACTCGCCGAACATCGCGCCCGTGCGGCTGGAAATCGGCGGTAAGTACCGGGCCGGCGGACTCAACTTCTCCGCCGACGGGCGGCAGTTGTCGTGGCAACTCTTCGACGGCCGGCGCACCTACGACCGCGACACCCGCGACGCGACCAGCGAGTACCCGGCCCTCCTCGCGACGGCGACCGCGTGGAAGCTCGGCGCCGACGGCACGCACCTCGTTTGCGTTCACGGTTTGCCGGACCACGTTCTGGCCGGGTGGCGGTGGAAGGAAGAGGAATGGGTGCGCCAGTGGCAGATTTCCACGCGCGACCTGTCCGTCGGTAGCGTGACGCTCGCACCGCCCGGGGACCGGTTCGCGATGTTCACTCGGGCGACGGACGCGGACCGGTGGTGGGAACAAAAGCACCGACTCGAAGTACGGGACGCGGCCACGTCCGTCGCCCAGAGCGTCGGCACGTACCCGTACAGTTATGCGGGGAAGCTCGCGTTCCACCCGACCGGCAAGCAGATCGTCGGCATCAACGACGCGACCCTTCTCGCGTGGTCACTGCCGGAGGGGGGCGACCCGCGCCTGGCACGCAGTGACAACAAGAAGCACTTCACCGCGTTCGCGTACCACCCGAACGGGCACCGGCTGTTCGTCACAAGTAACGACGAAACCGTTCACGTGTTCGACACGCACGCCCTCGACCGCGTGAACCGCTACTCGTGGCGCCTCGACCGCCTCAGTGCGGTCGCGATCAGCCCGGACGGGACGCTCGCCGCGGTCGGTTCCGCGAACGGCGACGTGGTGGTGTGGGATCTGGATTAA
- a CDS encoding MATE family efflux transporter — translation MANPAAPPEALSRPLWRQVLALALPALAQQYLHLVVQLSDQFLAGRFELPDPNQRIGYLSALNTAGYLYWFVSSYTVLVSVGSTALVARFVGAKDWALAKHATGQAVVLAVVFGVLGTVAAVLGLPSLIEALKLTGDAARVCVEYLMPLAALLAFQITESACAACLAGAGDTRTGLKVLGLVAVLNVPLAWGLCFGVGPLPGIGFVGIALGTGISHVIGCITLLVILARGKSGLQLHLAHLVPDIGLIRRLLWVSVPAAIDSLSAAFCQLWFLSLVNRLGDTAASAHGIALKWEALGFLSGAAFGTAAMALVGQNLGARTPDRAARSGWTAYAIGGGVMSFMGLLFVLLAEPMFRVFCPDPNLQPIVDAGVPALRLIACAMPALASQIIFTAALRGAGDSRVPVLFSWFGFLGVRIPLAHLLTAPQVDLGPLGVVPGYDLGLLGAWVAMCSDLWVRGTFFAIRFASGKWKKVEV, via the coding sequence ATGGCCAATCCCGCGGCACCACCCGAAGCACTGTCGCGACCTCTCTGGCGGCAGGTGCTGGCCCTCGCTCTCCCGGCGCTCGCGCAGCAGTACCTCCACCTCGTTGTCCAACTCTCGGATCAGTTCCTCGCGGGGCGGTTCGAGTTGCCCGATCCGAACCAGCGCATCGGTTACCTCTCCGCGCTGAACACCGCCGGCTACCTCTACTGGTTCGTTTCGAGCTACACCGTTTTGGTGAGCGTGGGGAGTACCGCGCTCGTGGCGCGGTTCGTCGGGGCCAAAGATTGGGCACTCGCCAAGCACGCGACCGGGCAAGCGGTGGTGCTCGCGGTCGTGTTCGGGGTGCTCGGCACGGTTGCCGCGGTCCTGGGGCTGCCGAGCCTCATCGAAGCGCTGAAGCTCACCGGCGACGCGGCCCGCGTGTGCGTCGAGTACCTCATGCCACTGGCCGCGCTGCTCGCGTTCCAGATCACGGAATCGGCGTGCGCCGCGTGTTTGGCCGGCGCGGGGGACACGCGCACCGGGCTTAAAGTGCTCGGCCTGGTCGCGGTCTTGAACGTGCCGCTCGCGTGGGGGCTGTGCTTCGGTGTCGGTCCGCTACCGGGGATCGGCTTCGTCGGGATCGCGCTCGGCACGGGAATCAGCCACGTCATCGGGTGCATCACACTACTCGTAATCCTCGCGCGCGGAAAATCGGGCCTACAACTTCACCTCGCACACCTCGTCCCGGACATCGGCCTGATTCGCCGACTGCTGTGGGTGAGCGTGCCGGCCGCGATCGATAGCCTGTCGGCCGCGTTCTGTCAGTTGTGGTTCCTCAGCCTGGTGAACCGCCTGGGCGACACGGCCGCGTCCGCCCACGGCATCGCGCTCAAATGGGAAGCGCTCGGCTTCCTCTCTGGTGCGGCGTTCGGAACGGCCGCGATGGCGCTCGTGGGGCAGAACCTCGGCGCACGAACCCCGGACCGCGCGGCCCGGAGCGGGTGGACCGCTTACGCCATCGGCGGCGGCGTGATGTCCTTCATGGGACTGCTGTTCGTGCTGCTGGCGGAACCGATGTTCCGCGTGTTCTGCCCGGACCCGAACCTGCAGCCCATTGTTGATGCGGGCGTACCGGCGTTACGACTGATCGCGTGCGCAATGCCGGCACTGGCGTCACAGATCATCTTTACGGCCGCGCTACGCGGCGCCGGCGACTCGCGCGTGCCGGTGCTGTTCAGTTGGTTCGGGTTCCTGGGCGTGCGCATTCCGCTCGCGCACCTCCTCACCGCTCCGCAAGTCGATCTGGGACCGCTCGGTGTGGTCCCGGGTTACGACCTGGGACTATTGGGGGCGTGGGTGGCAATGTGCTCCGACTTGTGGGTGCGCGGAACGTTCTTCGCGATCCGCTTCGCCAGCGGGAAGTGGAAGAAAGTGGAAGTGTAA
- a CDS encoding ArsR/SmtB family transcription factor: protein MTEFAEARKVAALLDAVAEPTRLCVLWQLAKGPQHVGKLAELVDIKMVNMSHHLGVMRQAGVLEDEKDGRQVIYRLRPDVFTPGTTPDVLGVLSLGSFRVILRAKPEAPPVSTNTKTRRKTAKK, encoded by the coding sequence ATGACCGAGTTTGCAGAAGCTCGCAAAGTGGCCGCGTTGCTCGATGCCGTGGCCGAGCCGACCCGCTTGTGCGTCTTGTGGCAGTTGGCCAAAGGCCCCCAGCACGTGGGCAAACTTGCGGAACTCGTGGACATCAAGATGGTGAACATGTCGCACCACCTCGGGGTGATGCGTCAGGCCGGCGTGCTGGAGGACGAGAAGGACGGGCGCCAGGTGATTTACCGGTTGCGCCCGGACGTGTTCACCCCCGGTACGACCCCGGACGTGCTCGGCGTTCTGTCGCTCGGCAGCTTCCGCGTGATCCTGCGGGCCAAGCCCGAAGCCCCTCCGGTATCGACCAATACCAAGACCCGCCGGAAGACCGCGAAGAAGTAA
- the ribD gene encoding bifunctional diaminohydroxyphosphoribosylaminopyrimidine deaminase/5-amino-6-(5-phosphoribosylamino)uracil reductase RibD, whose amino-acid sequence MNDLEPWMRHTLALAARGRGFVEPNPMVGAVVLDTSGQLVGEGWHQKFGGPHAEVFALAAAGDRARGGTLVVTLEPCCHHGKTPPCTDAVLKAGIARVVVAMADPFPKVAGGGISILREAGKDVHVGLCEPDALALNAPYLKLIRTGRPWVHAKWAMTLDGKIATRTGDSKWISGEESRRRVHELRGRLDAIIVGRGTVVADDPLLTARPAGARVATRVVISASGDLPERCHLRTTAREAPVIVYTLDANAPKFRGWAADGAEIVAFPDAMTLDAVLADLGRRRFTNVLVEGGAGLLGSVFDERVADEFHVFIAPKVIGGTGAPVPIAGLGAAQMAEGLALQGVTFAPSGADVYVHGFARGM is encoded by the coding sequence GTGAACGATCTAGAACCCTGGATGCGGCATACTCTTGCGCTGGCAGCGCGGGGGCGCGGATTTGTCGAACCGAACCCGATGGTCGGGGCCGTCGTGCTCGACACGAGCGGCCAGTTGGTGGGTGAGGGCTGGCACCAGAAGTTCGGTGGCCCGCACGCAGAAGTGTTCGCGCTGGCCGCGGCCGGAGATCGCGCACGCGGCGGAACACTCGTGGTCACGCTCGAACCGTGCTGTCACCACGGGAAGACGCCCCCCTGTACTGATGCGGTTCTGAAAGCGGGTATCGCCCGCGTTGTAGTAGCGATGGCCGATCCGTTCCCGAAAGTGGCCGGCGGCGGGATCTCGATTTTGCGAGAGGCTGGAAAGGACGTTCACGTAGGGTTGTGTGAACCGGACGCGCTCGCCCTCAACGCCCCTTACTTGAAGTTGATCCGCACCGGGCGCCCGTGGGTTCATGCGAAATGGGCCATGACACTCGACGGGAAAATCGCCACGCGAACCGGTGATTCCAAGTGGATCAGCGGGGAAGAGTCGCGGCGCCGAGTTCACGAACTGCGCGGGCGGCTGGACGCGATTATTGTGGGGCGTGGAACCGTCGTGGCCGATGATCCGCTTCTTACAGCTCGGCCCGCGGGGGCGCGTGTCGCAACGCGCGTGGTAATTTCGGCTTCCGGCGATTTACCCGAACGATGTCACTTGCGCACAACCGCACGAGAAGCACCCGTAATCGTTTACACACTCGACGCGAACGCCCCGAAGTTCCGCGGTTGGGCCGCGGACGGCGCGGAAATAGTCGCGTTCCCCGATGCGATGACGCTCGACGCAGTTCTCGCGGACCTCGGTCGTCGGCGCTTCACCAACGTGCTGGTCGAAGGCGGGGCGGGATTACTCGGTTCGGTATTCGATGAGCGCGTTGCGGATGAATTCCATGTGTTCATTGCGCCGAAGGTGATTGGGGGAACGGGCGCGCCCGTTCCAATCGCCGGGCTCGGCGCCGCGCAAATGGCCGAGGGGCTCGCGCTGCAGGGCGTTACTTTCGCGCCATCCGGCGCAGACGTATACGTTCACGGCTTCGCACGCGGCATGTAA
- the tssK gene encoding type VI secretion system baseplate subunit TssK — MTARAVHWHEGMFLQPHQFQAEHRYLTARAHRAGSWPTHHVWGLRTVEVDPDALANNRFVVRSLRAVFRDGTPIEVPTDGLLPTLELKGLFEPGQPLMVYLATPALNLGKANISEDVPDPNARYRLDTQELEDENTGVNPQPIRVRLHNLRLLVGDQDQTGFATLPLVRLVKSALANAPPEIDVSYIPPVLACDTWPALHGDILQGLFDRIGRKRERLASALAARGGALVGTDPQDAVSAAHLRELNESYAVLSVVAFTPGIPPLTAYTELCRLVGQLAIFDRSGRWPAIPPYDHDDLGGCFYRVKVYLDTLLDILPEPEYKERPFIGMGLRMQAAIEPTWLDPAWELYLGVRSEMDPDEMMRLLTVPGQLDMKVGSGDRVDAIYQLGQAGLRFEPCPRPGLLPDLAGQRYCRVSRLPEREWGAVTRSLTVAVRFNETRVVGAIQGQRTVTVRAGGGRTNTMQFTLYAVPAG; from the coding sequence ATGACGGCCCGGGCGGTTCACTGGCACGAGGGCATGTTCCTCCAGCCGCACCAGTTCCAGGCCGAGCACCGGTACCTCACGGCCCGGGCGCATCGTGCCGGTAGCTGGCCGACGCACCACGTTTGGGGGCTGCGTACCGTCGAAGTCGATCCGGACGCACTCGCGAACAACCGCTTCGTTGTGCGGTCGTTACGCGCGGTCTTCCGCGACGGCACCCCGATCGAAGTCCCCACTGACGGCTTGCTACCCACACTCGAACTCAAGGGGCTGTTCGAGCCGGGGCAACCGCTGATGGTGTATCTGGCGACCCCCGCCCTCAACCTCGGCAAAGCGAACATCTCAGAAGACGTACCGGACCCGAACGCCCGCTACCGTCTCGATACACAAGAACTCGAGGACGAAAACACCGGCGTGAACCCGCAGCCCATCCGGGTGCGGCTGCACAACTTGCGCCTCCTCGTCGGCGATCAGGATCAAACGGGTTTCGCGACACTTCCGCTCGTGCGGCTCGTGAAGTCCGCGCTCGCAAACGCGCCGCCCGAAATCGACGTGTCGTACATTCCGCCGGTGCTCGCGTGCGACACGTGGCCCGCGCTGCACGGTGACATTCTGCAGGGGCTCTTCGACCGTATCGGGCGGAAGCGCGAACGGCTCGCAAGTGCGCTGGCGGCTCGGGGCGGGGCGCTCGTGGGGACCGACCCTCAAGACGCGGTCTCCGCCGCCCACCTCCGCGAGCTGAACGAGTCCTACGCGGTGCTGAGTGTGGTCGCGTTCACACCGGGAATCCCGCCCCTCACGGCTTACACCGAACTGTGCCGGCTCGTGGGACAGCTCGCGATCTTCGACCGTTCCGGGCGCTGGCCCGCGATCCCGCCCTACGACCACGACGATTTGGGCGGGTGCTTTTACCGCGTGAAGGTGTACCTCGACACGCTGCTCGACATCCTGCCGGAACCCGAATACAAGGAACGGCCGTTCATCGGGATGGGCTTGCGAATGCAGGCCGCGATCGAACCGACGTGGCTCGATCCCGCGTGGGAGTTGTACCTCGGGGTGCGGTCCGAAATGGACCCGGACGAGATGATGCGGTTGCTCACGGTGCCGGGGCAACTCGATATGAAGGTCGGCTCCGGGGACCGCGTGGACGCGATCTATCAACTCGGTCAGGCGGGGCTCCGGTTCGAGCCGTGTCCCCGACCCGGGTTGCTGCCGGACCTCGCGGGGCAGCGCTACTGCCGCGTGAGTCGGTTGCCGGAACGCGAGTGGGGCGCGGTCACGCGCTCGTTAACAGTCGCGGTGCGGTTCAACGAGACGCGCGTGGTGGGTGCGATCCAGGGGCAGCGAACCGTCACCGTTCGCGCGGGCGGAGGGCGAACGAACACGATGCAATTCACGCTGTACGCAGTGCCCGCGGGGTGA
- a CDS encoding DotU family type IV/VI secretion system protein encodes MRDQLLSVVNPIVRTALKLRDDWAIGAGPPFDAGRELLIARFRELLLTFAPPSARPGASSFEIDLSASSLSSPEARYLGIGYAIASWVDELFTLNSPVAGQWNERKFEVEFYETNDRAWRFWIQARMAAERATDDDLEVFYLCAVLGFRGEWVEDQAQLRAWLGSTRERLVKALRTEWVGPQALEPPASVPPRYGKARLARMAVFAGLAVLVCVPFGALLVARQLMK; translated from the coding sequence ATGCGCGACCAACTGCTATCCGTGGTGAACCCGATCGTGCGCACCGCGCTGAAGCTGCGCGACGATTGGGCTATTGGTGCGGGACCGCCGTTCGACGCGGGGCGCGAGTTGCTCATCGCGCGGTTCCGCGAACTCCTTCTGACCTTCGCCCCGCCTTCCGCGCGACCGGGGGCATCGAGTTTCGAGATCGACCTGTCCGCGTCGAGCCTCAGTTCACCGGAAGCGCGGTACCTCGGCATCGGCTACGCGATCGCGAGCTGGGTGGACGAACTGTTCACGCTCAATTCGCCGGTTGCGGGCCAGTGGAACGAGCGGAAGTTCGAGGTCGAGTTCTACGAAACGAACGACCGCGCGTGGCGCTTCTGGATTCAGGCACGCATGGCCGCCGAACGCGCCACCGACGACGACCTGGAAGTCTTTTACTTGTGTGCGGTGCTCGGGTTCCGCGGTGAATGGGTAGAAGATCAGGCACAACTCCGAGCGTGGCTCGGGTCCACCCGCGAGCGCCTGGTGAAGGCGCTGAGAACCGAATGGGTCGGCCCGCAAGCACTGGAGCCGCCCGCGAGCGTGCCCCCCCGATACGGCAAAGCGCGTCTGGCACGCATGGCCGTGTTCGCGGGGTTGGCCGTGCTCGTGTGCGTCCCGTTCGGCGCGCTTCTGGTCGCGCGGCAACTGATGAAGTGA
- a CDS encoding type VI secretion protein IcmF/TssM N-terminal domain-containing protein, whose protein sequence is MFTRFFTWLTSRKVLRVIVWTLHVLIVILVTLGLYAINQRYHLETELLSPFPGLYAYWLPLLFLLMYAGAWFGYWFFRLLTDPRDGSHPDIDDAWEAALKSLDAAGIDPTEVPLFLVIGKPRTDLADFFAATKLPFAVRAEPRTEGAPVQVYATRDAVFVVCPGASVLCRLADIFVSEARAAAPPPPPAGFDLLDSTERPLEVLPGSALVVVPEAGTASADVLDEWLPRPGVSDVPAVPADEADRLAGRLKYLCRLIAERRRPYCPANGIVWLVPVVGTSSEAVADRTAVACRADLLAAEAGLQVHCPAAAVVCDAQDLPGFRDLLRGLPEPLARERLLGRSFPLVPAVPAEKRPDVLFNGVDWVARSLVPGVAYQRFGSEAEGNGERWSPANARLWALLCELHTRRAALVRLLGQGITDGADRLPMLAGAYLAGTGPAEQDQAFVAGVVQQLIGLQNNVGWTATAIAEERDYRRMTAIGYAASLALVIAVGVFAYQTWLR, encoded by the coding sequence ATGTTCACACGCTTCTTCACCTGGCTCACGTCGCGCAAGGTGTTGCGCGTCATCGTGTGGACGCTCCACGTCCTCATCGTCATTCTGGTTACGCTCGGGCTGTACGCGATCAACCAACGGTACCACCTCGAAACCGAGTTGCTCTCGCCGTTCCCCGGGCTGTACGCCTACTGGCTGCCGCTGCTGTTCCTGCTGATGTACGCCGGTGCGTGGTTCGGCTACTGGTTCTTCCGGCTGCTCACCGACCCGCGCGACGGTTCGCACCCCGACATTGATGACGCCTGGGAAGCGGCCCTGAAATCACTCGACGCGGCCGGGATCGACCCGACCGAGGTGCCGCTATTTCTCGTGATCGGTAAGCCGCGAACCGACCTCGCCGACTTCTTCGCCGCGACGAAGCTCCCGTTCGCGGTGCGCGCGGAACCCCGCACGGAAGGCGCCCCGGTGCAGGTGTACGCGACCCGCGACGCGGTGTTCGTGGTGTGCCCCGGCGCGTCGGTGCTGTGCCGGCTGGCCGACATCTTCGTGAGCGAGGCGCGTGCCGCAGCGCCCCCGCCTCCCCCGGCCGGCTTCGATTTGCTCGACAGCACCGAGCGCCCGCTCGAAGTGCTGCCCGGGTCCGCGCTCGTCGTCGTGCCCGAAGCCGGTACCGCGTCGGCCGACGTGCTGGACGAATGGCTCCCGCGCCCGGGCGTTTCGGACGTCCCCGCGGTCCCCGCGGACGAAGCGGACCGGCTCGCGGGGCGCTTGAAGTACCTGTGTCGGTTGATCGCCGAGCGCCGCCGACCGTACTGCCCCGCGAACGGGATCGTGTGGCTGGTTCCCGTGGTCGGCACGTCGTCCGAAGCGGTCGCGGACCGCACCGCAGTGGCGTGTCGCGCCGATCTGCTCGCGGCCGAAGCCGGATTGCAAGTTCACTGCCCGGCCGCGGCGGTGGTCTGCGACGCTCAAGACCTTCCCGGCTTCCGCGATCTGCTCCGCGGGTTGCCCGAGCCGCTCGCCCGCGAACGGCTGCTCGGTCGGTCGTTCCCCCTCGTGCCCGCGGTGCCGGCCGAGAAGCGGCCCGACGTGCTGTTTAACGGCGTGGATTGGGTCGCGCGGAGTTTGGTGCCGGGCGTCGCGTACCAGCGGTTCGGCAGCGAGGCGGAGGGGAACGGCGAGCGCTGGTCGCCCGCGAACGCCCGGCTGTGGGCACTCTTGTGTGAACTGCACACGCGCCGAGCGGCCCTTGTGCGATTGCTGGGACAGGGTATCACCGACGGCGCGGATCGGCTGCCCATGCTCGCGGGGGCGTACCTCGCCGGGACCGGCCCCGCGGAGCAGGACCAAGCATTCGTTGCGGGCGTGGTGCAGCAACTCATCGGCTTGCAGAACAACGTCGGCTGGACCGCGACCGCGATCGCCGAAGAGCGCGACTACCGCCGGATGACCGCCATCGGGTACGCCGCATCACTCGCGCTCGTGATCGCCGTTGGGGTGTTCGCGTACCAGACGTGGCTGAGATGA
- a CDS encoding formylmethanofuran dehydrogenase subunit B, with product MQTFTSVGCTVCGCVCDDLTVTVDRGRVTGARGACKLAEPWFLAQNTSSSPAVLLDGQPAEPEAAFARAAEILRTARYPLIYGLSRSTTEGQRAAVALADRLGATIDTTASTGHAPSIVALQQVGESTCTLGEGKNRADLVVFWGSDPVVTHPRHMERYSVDPIGRWLPGGRADRFVVVVDEEETETAKRADLFVQVPSARNWDALWTLRMLVRPTPPGPLASCEGEPPTGSPCDPLLPGKGEEEPNPLTPFAPSPALSELAGRITAARCGMFFFGAGLTRGKLAHRTVEALLQLVSELNDRGRFYARRMRRFGDVAGADSVLAWQTGYPFGVNLSRGYPRYNPGEFTGPNVLARGEPDACLLVGSETVADFPPAALEHLRKIPVIALDSSGAEPPVPTAVRFTTAVYGIHRPGTAYRMDEVPIPLRVLLPTDYPSDADVLNELLKRVG from the coding sequence ATGCAAACCTTCACCAGTGTCGGCTGCACCGTGTGCGGGTGCGTGTGCGACGACCTCACGGTGACGGTGGACCGGGGGCGCGTCACCGGGGCGCGCGGGGCGTGCAAGCTCGCGGAGCCGTGGTTCCTCGCACAAAACACCTCTTCTTCCCCCGCGGTACTACTCGACGGACAACCGGCCGAACCCGAGGCCGCGTTCGCGCGCGCCGCGGAGATCCTGCGAACCGCACGCTATCCACTCATCTACGGGCTGTCGCGCAGCACGACGGAGGGTCAGCGCGCGGCCGTCGCGCTCGCGGACCGACTCGGCGCGACCATCGACACTACTGCCAGCACCGGCCACGCGCCGTCCATCGTCGCGCTCCAGCAGGTGGGCGAATCTACCTGCACGCTCGGTGAGGGCAAGAACCGCGCGGACCTCGTCGTGTTTTGGGGTAGTGACCCGGTCGTAACGCACCCGCGGCACATGGAGCGTTACTCGGTCGATCCGATCGGGCGCTGGCTCCCCGGCGGGCGCGCGGATCGGTTCGTGGTCGTGGTGGACGAAGAGGAAACCGAGACCGCGAAACGCGCCGACCTCTTCGTGCAGGTACCAAGCGCCCGGAACTGGGACGCGCTCTGGACCCTGCGGATGCTCGTCCGACCTACCCCCCCAGGCCCCCTCGCTTCTTGTGAGGGAGAACCCCCCACGGGTTCCCCCTGTGACCCCCTCCTGCCAGGGAAGGGGGAGGAAGAGCCTAACCCCCTAACCCCCTTCGCCCCTTCACCCGCTCTCTCCGAACTCGCGGGGCGCATCACAGCCGCGCGGTGCGGGATGTTCTTCTTCGGCGCCGGGCTCACGCGCGGGAAACTCGCGCACCGCACGGTCGAAGCACTATTGCAACTGGTCTCCGAGCTGAACGACCGCGGGCGGTTCTACGCGCGCCGGATGCGGCGGTTCGGGGACGTGGCCGGCGCGGACTCCGTGCTCGCGTGGCAAACTGGCTACCCATTCGGCGTGAACCTCAGTCGCGGGTACCCGCGGTACAACCCCGGCGAGTTCACCGGGCCTAACGTGCTCGCACGCGGTGAACCTGATGCCTGCCTTCTGGTCGGGAGCGAGACGGTCGCCGACTTCCCGCCCGCGGCGCTGGAGCACTTGCGGAAGATCCCGGTCATCGCGCTCGATTCGTCCGGCGCGGAGCCGCCGGTCCCGACCGCAGTGCGGTTCACAACGGCCGTGTACGGCATCCACCGACCCGGCACCGCGTACCGCATGGACGAAGTGCCGATTCCGCTCCGCGTGCTGCTGCCGACCGACTACCCCAGCGACGCCGACGTGCTGAACGAACTCTTGAAGCGCGTGGGCTGA